A region of Salinibacter sp. 10B DNA encodes the following proteins:
- a CDS encoding carbohydrate binding family 9 domain-containing protein, translating to MRSRLIPVVALALLTLGAAPLPLAAQPTSSESLRAHAVEGAAPIQLDGHLDEEVWDQAPKSTAFTQQEPVEGGPPSERTAIRVLYGETALYLGVTLFYSDPDAIRAYQLRRDASLGSDDRLMWTLDPYNDGRNAYFFETNPLGLRGDGLLSSGQGSSLNKSWDGIWTVETRRHEDGWTAEIRIPFRTLQFDPTQTTWGFNVQRTLRVENEEILWAGHERDEGIFRPQHMGTLRNVGAESSGVGLDVTPFGLAKGSRSWTDSGRSTDGTADVGGDLSYAFTPSLRTALTVNTDFAEVEVDQRRVNLTRFPLRFPEKRDFFLEGSSVFDFAPRSAQYPFFSRRIGLVDGSPVPILAGARMNGRMGRYNVGLFQVRTRSTDNVVSDTTSWPREDFTVARAVRNVGSESQVGVLYTRRATEAEGERFARLDNRHTLGADMELSTSSLFGNQNFQFQAFFVWHNAPLKSDTSSWGHRTTRGLRLNYPNQPWFGHMSYREFGNAYDPAVGFVRRRSFRRLQPTIGYNPVFETNAVVREIQFVADFEYLTDLALEPQTVNFTLTPLELFFTTGDRVEVEVERNFERLNESFDILRDGSILLPTGTYPTWGMETEAETAAYRTVSGEAEFGYGGFWSGTRTRLSLGTTVRPLPGLNASVNWAHRRVNLAEGDFRTHLLRFEGNVDLTPNLAITSQLQYDNLSDRLGLFARLRWILEPGSDLYLVYTHNWRSIDGHLSPRSAETAAKLTYTIRL from the coding sequence ATGCGTTCTCGTTTGATTCCGGTCGTTGCTTTGGCCCTTTTGACTCTCGGGGCTGCCCCTCTGCCTCTCGCCGCCCAACCCACCTCCTCCGAATCCCTCCGCGCTCACGCCGTCGAGGGCGCGGCCCCAATCCAGCTAGACGGGCATCTCGACGAAGAGGTCTGGGACCAAGCGCCGAAGAGCACGGCCTTCACCCAGCAGGAACCGGTGGAGGGCGGTCCCCCATCGGAACGGACAGCGATCCGGGTCCTCTACGGAGAAACGGCCCTCTACCTCGGGGTTACCCTCTTCTACAGCGACCCGGACGCGATTCGAGCCTACCAGTTGCGTCGGGACGCCTCGCTGGGCTCCGACGACCGGCTCATGTGGACCCTCGATCCCTATAACGACGGCCGCAACGCCTACTTCTTCGAAACGAATCCGCTGGGCCTGCGGGGCGACGGCCTGCTCTCCTCCGGCCAGGGCTCTAGCCTCAACAAGTCGTGGGACGGCATCTGGACCGTCGAGACGCGTCGCCATGAGGACGGCTGGACGGCCGAGATTCGCATTCCGTTTCGGACGCTTCAATTCGACCCAACGCAGACCACCTGGGGGTTCAACGTGCAGCGCACGCTCCGGGTCGAGAACGAAGAAATTCTGTGGGCCGGGCACGAACGCGACGAAGGCATCTTCCGGCCCCAACACATGGGCACGCTCCGCAACGTCGGAGCGGAATCATCGGGAGTCGGGCTCGACGTAACCCCCTTCGGGCTCGCGAAGGGAAGCCGTTCGTGGACCGACTCGGGCCGATCCACCGACGGGACGGCCGATGTCGGGGGCGACCTCTCCTACGCGTTTACGCCCAGCCTCCGGACGGCCCTCACCGTCAACACCGACTTTGCCGAGGTGGAAGTGGATCAGCGACGGGTTAACCTGACTCGGTTTCCGCTCCGCTTCCCCGAAAAGCGAGACTTCTTCCTGGAGGGCTCCAGCGTATTCGACTTTGCCCCGCGCAGCGCGCAGTATCCCTTTTTCAGCCGGCGGATCGGACTCGTGGACGGAAGTCCCGTTCCTATCCTCGCCGGGGCGCGGATGAACGGGCGGATGGGGCGCTACAACGTCGGGCTTTTTCAAGTGCGAACCCGGTCGACGGACAATGTCGTGTCGGACACCACCTCGTGGCCCCGTGAAGACTTCACCGTGGCACGGGCCGTGCGCAACGTCGGCAGTGAAAGTCAGGTGGGCGTGCTCTATACGCGCCGGGCCACTGAAGCGGAAGGGGAACGGTTCGCGCGCCTCGACAACCGGCACACGCTGGGGGCGGACATGGAGCTCAGCACCTCCTCGCTGTTCGGCAATCAGAACTTCCAGTTCCAGGCCTTCTTCGTCTGGCACAACGCTCCGCTGAAATCCGACACGTCGAGTTGGGGCCATCGCACTACCCGCGGGCTCCGCCTCAATTACCCGAACCAGCCGTGGTTTGGCCATATGTCGTACCGGGAATTCGGCAATGCGTACGACCCCGCAGTGGGATTCGTCCGTCGCCGAAGCTTTCGCCGTCTCCAGCCCACTATCGGATACAACCCGGTATTCGAAACCAACGCCGTCGTCCGTGAAATTCAGTTCGTCGCCGACTTCGAGTACTTGACGGATCTTGCCCTGGAGCCGCAGACGGTCAACTTCACCCTGACGCCGTTGGAGCTGTTCTTCACAACCGGAGATCGGGTAGAGGTGGAGGTTGAACGCAACTTCGAGCGCCTCAACGAGTCGTTCGACATTCTGCGAGACGGCAGCATCCTTCTTCCGACCGGAACTTACCCAACGTGGGGAATGGAAACGGAGGCCGAAACGGCGGCGTACCGCACCGTGTCGGGCGAGGCCGAGTTCGGCTACGGCGGCTTCTGGTCCGGCACGCGCACCCGGCTGTCCCTCGGGACCACCGTACGCCCCCTCCCCGGCCTCAATGCCAGCGTCAACTGGGCACACCGCCGGGTCAACCTAGCGGAGGGCGACTTTCGAACGCACCTCCTGCGCTTCGAGGGCAACGTGGACCTGACGCCCAACCTCGCCATCACCTCCCAGCTGCAATACGACAACCTGAGCGACCGCCTCGGCCTCTTTGCTCGCCTCCGGTGGATTCTGGAGCCCGGAAGCGACCTCTATCTCGTCTACACCCACAACTGGCGCTCCATTGACGGGCACCTCTCTCCACGGAGTGCCGAGACGGCCGCCAAGCTCACCTATACGATCCGACTGTAA